One window of Magallana gigas chromosome 2, xbMagGiga1.1, whole genome shotgun sequence genomic DNA carries:
- the LOC105332382 gene encoding uncharacterized protein: MWINTLILLVALCLVCVLCQSTPTCDPPCKAGTETCVMLSRCTGKQCNMCAESSSIQVNKAASVQIPGMGQLQKQQLQMLLQAKMLQQQNQDPTNIATDATLIDPVTPPPNDWSTIFGGNTANTVNTANTGAAAGSNSFSMNDYFLSGYLFDGFGMGLMA, translated from the exons ATGTGGATTAATACACTG ATACTTCTTGTCGCGCTCTGCTTGGTCTGTGTCTTATGTCAATCGACGCCCACGTGT GACCCTCCTTGCAAGGCCGGGACAGAAACATGTGTAATGTTATCAAGATGTACAGGGAAACAGTGCAATATGTGTGCTG AATCATCAAGTATTCAGGTCAATAAAGCCGCCAGTGTACAAATCCCTGGAATGGGACAACTGCAAAAGCAACAGCTTCAAATGTTGCTCCAAGCAAAAATGCTGCAACAACAGAACCAGGACCCAACCAACATAGCAACAGATGCCACGCTGATTGACCCCGTGACCCCTCCCCCTAACGACTGGTCCACAATTTTTGGAGGGAACACAGCTAACACAGTTAACACAGCTAACACAGGAGCAGCCGCGG GTTCAAACTCCTTCTCTATGAACGATTACTT TTTATCTGGATACCTATTTGACGGCTTCGGTATGGGACTAATGGCATGA
- the LOC136271761 gene encoding keratin, type II cytoskeletal 68 kDa, component IB-like — protein sequence MFGKRLFQRHLRETSGTSTGSSTSFSSLASGGFSPGTLTGSGTGSLGSMSFNPNQFNSMMGQTSGGSFGNFGSGSGMGSGFGTTGSGSTSGFGSGSFSSSGGFGSGSSSSSMGT from the exons ATGTTTGGAAAGCGGTTGTTTCAGCGCCATCTACGTGAAACATCTGGGACATCAACAG GGTCCTCGACTTCATTTAGTTCTCTCGCCAGTGGTGGCTTTAGTCCCGGAACACTCACCGGAAGTGGGACTGGGTCGCTAGGCTCCATGAGTTTTAATCCAAACCAATTCAACTCAATGATGGGTCAAACTTCGGGCGGCTCATTCGGAAATTTTGGATCTGGAAGTGGCATGGGTTCGGGTTTTGGAACAACTGGAAGTGGAAGTACTTCTGGCTTCGGGTCTGGAAGTTTTTCCAGCTCTGGAGGGTTCGGATCGGGATCTAGTTCATCGTCTATGGGAACATGA
- the LOC105332380 gene encoding uncharacterized transmembrane protein DDB_G0289901 isoform X2, whose translation MGSSSTGSGSTTGTGFNAGSFGGSGTSSGFGTGLSTAGSGSTTGSGTGSSTGTGFNTGSLGGSGSGSTGTGFNAGSFGGSSSASGFGTGSSTTGSGSSTGTGFNTGSFGGSGTASGFGMGSSITGSGSSTGTALNAGSFGGSGTASGSATGTGFNAGSFGGSGAASGFGTGSTTTGSGASGNNGFNIGTFGTGSSTGGMSGSFGTGSGAGVNGTSSTAGSGGFGSAGMTGGTSGSGSSSFGSTGFGGSSVSSPGSGFGSSGFGSSSASSSGSGFGSSGFGSSGASSGLSSGFGSSSGNSTLSKTPTSYSTSNGPGTGNGRFDYSNSFGSQSASTGFDAFSSNSLNKPGSGFIRPSLLEASFGSGMPKGGSFADGIKGYNADALVSGGDTGGTQGASSGISGAVSGTVSKIPTSNTGSSGGASKGDDGSTLSGFVGSFTGNKLGNVSSIGGFTSSGSGASGSGSGSTTGSASTFGNSGSSGSSSSSGFGSSGSSGFGSGGFGDGSGGFGSGGFGGASSSVGSSGSGSGGFGSGGFGGSSSGTSGGFGSGGFGGSSSSTGGFGSGGFGGSSSGSGSGSFGSGSGSSTAFGGGGDSFGGAFGSNTGGFESGSGFSYTDGSMSKGVHDTHAGGGPL comes from the exons ATGGGGTCATCATCAACTGGCTCTGGCTCAACAACAGGAACCGGATTTAATGCAGGTTCATTTGGGGGTTCGGGCACTTCGTCTGGATTTGGAACAGGTTTATCAACAGCAGGCTCTGGATCAACGACTGGATCTGGAACAGGGTCATCCACTGGAACTGGATTTAATACTGGGTCATTAGGGGGTTCTGGGTCTGGATCAACAGGAACAGGATTCAATGCTGGATCGTTCGGAGGATCTAGCTCCGCATCAGGATTTGGAACGGGTTCTTCAACAACTGGTTCCGGTTCATCCACAGGAACTGGATTTAATACAGGGTCATTTGGAGGTTCAGGCACTGCGTCAGGATTTGGAATGGGTTCATCAATAACTGGATCTGGTTCATCAACAGGAACCGCGTTAAATGCAGGGTCATTTGGAGGGTCAGGTACGGCCTCGGGTTCTGCAACAGGAACTGGATTTAATGCTGGATCCTTCGGAGGTTCAGGCGCTGCATCTGGATTCGGAACGGGATCTACTACAACTGGTTCTGGCGCCTCTGGAAATAATGGATTTAATATCGGGACATTTGGTACTGGTTCAAGCACAGGTGGGATGTCTGGAAGTTTTGGTACAGGATCAGGAGCTGGAGTAAATGGAACAAGTTCTACGGCAGGATCTGGAGGCTTCGGTTCAGCTGGAATGACAGGGGGAACAAGTGGTTCTGGTTCAAGTTCGTTTGGTTCTACTGGGTTTGGAGGCTCTAGTGTTTCTTCACCTGGATCTGGCTTTGGCTCGTCGGGATTTGGAAGCTCCAGTGCTTCGTCATCTGGATCCGGCTTTGGCTCGTCGGGATTTGGAAGCTCTGGTGCTTCTAGTGGATTATCTTCAGGATTCGGTTCATCATCAGGAAACAGCACACTCAGCAAAACTCCCACATCATACTCTACGAGCAATGGACCGGGAACTGGAAATGGCCGATTTGATTACAGTAACAGTTTTGGGAGTCAAAGTGCATCAACAGGGTTTGATGCGTTCAGCAGCAATTCTTTAAACAAGCCAGGTAGCGGATTTATCAGACCAAGCCTACTTGAGGCTAGCTTTGGCTCAGGTATGCCAAAAGGAGGTAGCTTTGCGGACGGAATAAAAGGCTACAATGCCGATGCATTGGTATCAGGCGGTGATACGGGAGGAACGCAAGGCGCATCGAGTGGTATCAGTGGTGCTGTTAGTGGCACTGTAAGTAAAATTCCTACCTCAAACACTGGCAGCAGTGGGGGAGCTAGTAAAGGAGATGATGGATCGACACTCAGTGGTTTCGTAGGCAGCTTCACTGGTAATAAGCTTGGAAATGTTTCAAGTATCGGGGGATTTACTTCATCAGGATCGGGTGCTAGTGGATCGGGATCGG GCTCGACAACTGGCAGTGCCTCTACATTTGGAAACAGTGGCAGTAGCGGTAGTTCCTCGTCAAGTGGGTTCGGTTCCAGTGGATCGAGTGGCTTCGGTTCTGGTGGATTTGGCGATGGTTCGGGAGGATTTGGGTCTGGGGGTTTTGGTGGTGCAAGTTCTAGTGTTGGCTCAAGCGGAAGTGGTTCCGGGGGATTTGGATCGGGGGGTTTTGGTGGAAGTTCAAGTGGCACATCTGGTGGATTCGGATCTGGGGGTTTTGGTGGAAGTTCTAGCAGCACTGGTGGGTTTGGATCGGGGGGTTTTGGTGGAAGCTCAAGCGGAAGTGGTTCTGGTAGTTTTGGATCAGGAAGTGGGAGCTCCACAGCTTTTGGAGGAGGAGGGGACAGTTTTGGCGGGGCTTTTGGGTCAAACACTGGAGGTTTTGAGAGCGGAAGTGGATTTTCTTACACGGACGGTTCGATGAGTAAAGGTGTACACGACACCCACGCCGGAGGAGGACCTCTGTGA
- the LOC105332380 gene encoding uncharacterized transmembrane protein DDB_G0289901 isoform X1 → MGSSSTGSGSTTGTGFNAGSFGGSGTSSGFGTGLSTAGSGSTTGSGTGSSTGTGFNTGSLGGSGSGSTGTGFNAGSFGGSSSASGFGTGSSTTGSGSSTGTGFNTGSFGGSGTASGFGMGSSITGSGSSTGTALNAGSFGGSGTASGSATGTGFNAGSFGGSGAASGFGTGSTTTGSGASGNNGFNIGTFGTGSSTGGMSGSFGTGSGAGVNGTSSTAGSGGFGSAGMTGGTSGSGSSSFGSTGFGGSSVSSPGSGFGSSGFGSSSASSSGSGFGSSGFGSSGASSGLSSGFGSSSGNSTLSKTPTSYSTSNGPGTGNGRFDYSNSFGSQSASTGFDAFSSNSLNKPGSGFIRPSLLEASFGSGMPKGGSFADGIKGYNADALVSGGDTGGTQGASSGISGAVSGTVSKIPTSNTGSSGGASKGDDGSTLSGFVGSFTGNKLGNVSSIGGFTSSGSGASGSGSGGSGSTIAGTGSTTGSASTFGNSGSSGSSSSSGFGSSGSSGFGSGGFGDGSGGFGSGGFGGASSSVGSSGSGSGGFGSGGFGGSSSGTSGGFGSGGFGGSSSSTGGFGSGGFGGSSSGSGSGSFGSGSGSSTAFGGGGDSFGGAFGSNTGGFESGSGFSYTDGSMSKGVHDTHAGGGPL, encoded by the coding sequence ATGGGGTCATCATCAACTGGCTCTGGCTCAACAACAGGAACCGGATTTAATGCAGGTTCATTTGGGGGTTCGGGCACTTCGTCTGGATTTGGAACAGGTTTATCAACAGCAGGCTCTGGATCAACGACTGGATCTGGAACAGGGTCATCCACTGGAACTGGATTTAATACTGGGTCATTAGGGGGTTCTGGGTCTGGATCAACAGGAACAGGATTCAATGCTGGATCGTTCGGAGGATCTAGCTCCGCATCAGGATTTGGAACGGGTTCTTCAACAACTGGTTCCGGTTCATCCACAGGAACTGGATTTAATACAGGGTCATTTGGAGGTTCAGGCACTGCGTCAGGATTTGGAATGGGTTCATCAATAACTGGATCTGGTTCATCAACAGGAACCGCGTTAAATGCAGGGTCATTTGGAGGGTCAGGTACGGCCTCGGGTTCTGCAACAGGAACTGGATTTAATGCTGGATCCTTCGGAGGTTCAGGCGCTGCATCTGGATTCGGAACGGGATCTACTACAACTGGTTCTGGCGCCTCTGGAAATAATGGATTTAATATCGGGACATTTGGTACTGGTTCAAGCACAGGTGGGATGTCTGGAAGTTTTGGTACAGGATCAGGAGCTGGAGTAAATGGAACAAGTTCTACGGCAGGATCTGGAGGCTTCGGTTCAGCTGGAATGACAGGGGGAACAAGTGGTTCTGGTTCAAGTTCGTTTGGTTCTACTGGGTTTGGAGGCTCTAGTGTTTCTTCACCTGGATCTGGCTTTGGCTCGTCGGGATTTGGAAGCTCCAGTGCTTCGTCATCTGGATCCGGCTTTGGCTCGTCGGGATTTGGAAGCTCTGGTGCTTCTAGTGGATTATCTTCAGGATTCGGTTCATCATCAGGAAACAGCACACTCAGCAAAACTCCCACATCATACTCTACGAGCAATGGACCGGGAACTGGAAATGGCCGATTTGATTACAGTAACAGTTTTGGGAGTCAAAGTGCATCAACAGGGTTTGATGCGTTCAGCAGCAATTCTTTAAACAAGCCAGGTAGCGGATTTATCAGACCAAGCCTACTTGAGGCTAGCTTTGGCTCAGGTATGCCAAAAGGAGGTAGCTTTGCGGACGGAATAAAAGGCTACAATGCCGATGCATTGGTATCAGGCGGTGATACGGGAGGAACGCAAGGCGCATCGAGTGGTATCAGTGGTGCTGTTAGTGGCACTGTAAGTAAAATTCCTACCTCAAACACTGGCAGCAGTGGGGGAGCTAGTAAAGGAGATGATGGATCGACACTCAGTGGTTTCGTAGGCAGCTTCACTGGTAATAAGCTTGGAAATGTTTCAAGTATCGGGGGATTTACTTCATCAGGATCGGGTGCTAGTGGATCGGGATCGGGTGGCAGTGGATCAACCATAGCGGGAACAGGCTCGACAACTGGCAGTGCCTCTACATTTGGAAACAGTGGCAGTAGCGGTAGTTCCTCGTCAAGTGGGTTCGGTTCCAGTGGATCGAGTGGCTTCGGTTCTGGTGGATTTGGCGATGGTTCGGGAGGATTTGGGTCTGGGGGTTTTGGTGGTGCAAGTTCTAGTGTTGGCTCAAGCGGAAGTGGTTCCGGGGGATTTGGATCGGGGGGTTTTGGTGGAAGTTCAAGTGGCACATCTGGTGGATTCGGATCTGGGGGTTTTGGTGGAAGTTCTAGCAGCACTGGTGGGTTTGGATCGGGGGGTTTTGGTGGAAGCTCAAGCGGAAGTGGTTCTGGTAGTTTTGGATCAGGAAGTGGGAGCTCCACAGCTTTTGGAGGAGGAGGGGACAGTTTTGGCGGGGCTTTTGGGTCAAACACTGGAGGTTTTGAGAGCGGAAGTGGATTTTCTTACACGGACGGTTCGATGAGTAAAGGTGTACACGACACCCACGCCGGAGGAGGACCTCTGTGA